Proteins encoded by one window of Blautia luti:
- a CDS encoding valine--tRNA ligase, giving the protein MSKELAKTYDPKGIEERLYQKWMDNGYFHAKVNPDKKPFTIVMPPPNVTGQLHMGHALDETMQDILIRFKRMQGYEALWQPGTDHAAIATEVKVIDKLKKEGIDKHDIGREEFLKHAWAWKEEYGGKIINQLKKLGASADWERERFTMDEGCSKAVQEVFIKLYEKGYIYKGSRIINWCPVCQTSISDAEVEHEDQDGYFWHINYPIVGEEGRFVEIATTRPETLLGDTAVAVNPEDERYKDLIGKMLKLPLTDREIPVIADEYVDKEFGTGCVKITPAHDPNDFEVGRRHNLEEINIMNDDATINELGGKYAGMDRYEARKAMVADLDALGLLVKVVPHNHSVGTHDRCGTTVEPMIKPQWFVKMDEMAKAAIKALDDGDLKFVPSRFDKTYLHWLENIRDWCISRQLWWGHRIPAYYCDDCGEVVVAREMPEKCPKCGCTHLHQDEDTLDTWFSSALWPFSTLGWPDKTPELEYFYPTDVLVTGYDIIFFWVIRMVFSALEQTDKVPFHHVLIHGLVRDSQGRKMSKSLGNGIDPLEVIDKYGADALRLTLMTGNAPGNDMRFYWEKVESSRNFANKIWNASRFIMMNLDGKTVTEPENLNDLCAEDKWILSHLNTVIREATENMEKYELGIAVQKVYDFLWDELCDWYIEMAKVRLWKAEEDPKAANDALWTLRTALTEGLKLLHPYMPFITEEIYCTLLPEEESIMISDWPVYRDERNFPDAEKAIEGFKEVVRGIRNTRTEMNVPNNRKTSLHIVVKDADTAAMYENSKKSFVNLAFAKEILVQTDKEGISEDAVSVVVSNAVVYMPLEDLIDKEKEIERLTKETERLTKEIARCEGMLNNPNFVNKAPAAKVDAEKDKLAKYKEMMDKVKGQLEQLKK; this is encoded by the coding sequence ATGAGCAAAGAACTTGCAAAAACCTACGATCCTAAGGGAATCGAAGAGCGTCTTTACCAGAAATGGATGGACAACGGCTATTTCCATGCAAAAGTAAACCCGGACAAGAAACCGTTTACAATTGTTATGCCGCCGCCAAACGTAACCGGTCAGCTTCACATGGGACATGCGCTGGATGAAACCATGCAGGATATCCTGATCCGTTTCAAGAGAATGCAGGGATATGAAGCATTATGGCAGCCGGGAACTGACCATGCAGCCATCGCTACAGAGGTTAAGGTTATCGATAAACTGAAAAAAGAAGGGATCGACAAACACGATATCGGCCGTGAGGAATTCTTAAAACATGCATGGGCATGGAAAGAAGAATACGGCGGAAAGATCATCAATCAGTTAAAGAAACTGGGGGCTTCCGCAGACTGGGAGAGAGAACGTTTCACAATGGATGAGGGATGTTCCAAGGCAGTACAGGAAGTATTCATCAAATTATATGAAAAAGGCTACATCTACAAAGGTTCCAGAATTATCAACTGGTGTCCGGTATGCCAGACTTCCATCTCTGATGCAGAAGTTGAGCATGAAGACCAGGACGGATATTTCTGGCACATCAATTACCCGATCGTAGGGGAAGAGGGACGTTTCGTAGAGATCGCAACTACACGTCCGGAGACTCTGCTGGGTGATACTGCTGTTGCCGTAAACCCGGAAGATGAGCGTTACAAAGATCTCATCGGCAAGATGCTGAAACTTCCTCTGACAGACAGAGAGATTCCTGTGATCGCTGATGAATATGTAGACAAAGAATTCGGAACAGGATGTGTAAAGATCACGCCTGCTCATGACCCTAACGATTTCGAGGTTGGACGTCGTCACAATCTGGAAGAGATCAACATCATGAATGATGATGCAACCATCAACGAACTTGGCGGAAAATACGCCGGTATGGATCGTTATGAAGCGCGTAAGGCAATGGTAGCAGATCTGGATGCACTTGGACTTCTGGTAAAAGTAGTTCCGCACAATCACAGCGTTGGAACCCATGATCGCTGCGGCACAACGGTAGAGCCAATGATCAAACCACAGTGGTTTGTAAAGATGGATGAGATGGCAAAAGCTGCGATCAAAGCACTGGATGACGGAGATCTGAAATTCGTTCCGTCTCGTTTTGACAAAACATATCTTCACTGGCTTGAGAACATCCGTGACTGGTGTATTTCCAGACAGTTATGGTGGGGACACAGAATCCCGGCTTATTACTGTGATGACTGCGGTGAAGTAGTGGTAGCAAGAGAAATGCCTGAGAAATGCCCGAAATGTGGATGCACACATCTTCATCAGGATGAGGATACACTGGATACCTGGTTCAGTTCTGCCTTATGGCCATTCTCCACACTTGGCTGGCCGGACAAAACACCGGAACTGGAATACTTCTATCCAACAGATGTACTTGTTACGGGATATGATATTATTTTCTTCTGGGTTATCCGTATGGTATTCTCTGCTCTGGAGCAGACAGACAAGGTTCCGTTCCACCATGTACTGATCCATGGTCTGGTACGTGATTCCCAGGGACGTAAAATGAGTAAGTCTCTTGGAAATGGTATTGACCCGCTGGAAGTTATCGACAAGTACGGCGCAGATGCTCTTCGTCTGACACTGATGACAGGTAATGCACCTGGAAACGACATGCGTTTCTACTGGGAAAAAGTAGAAAGCAGCCGTAACTTTGCAAACAAGATCTGGAATGCTTCCCGTTTCATTATGATGAACCTGGACGGCAAGACAGTGACAGAACCGGAGAACTTAAATGATCTCTGTGCAGAAGATAAATGGATCCTGTCTCACTTAAATACAGTCATCCGTGAAGCAACAGAGAACATGGAAAAATATGAGCTGGGTATCGCAGTACAGAAAGTTTATGATTTCCTGTGGGATGAACTCTGTGACTGGTACATCGAGATGGCTAAAGTCCGTCTGTGGAAAGCAGAGGAAGATCCGAAAGCTGCCAACGATGCACTCTGGACATTAAGAACAGCACTGACAGAAGGCCTGAAACTTCTTCATCCGTATATGCCATTTATCACAGAGGAAATCTACTGCACACTTCTTCCGGAAGAAGAGTCCATTATGATCTCCGACTGGCCGGTATACAGAGATGAGAGAAACTTCCCGGATGCCGAGAAAGCAATCGAGGGCTTCAAAGAGGTTGTAAGAGGTATCCGTAATACCAGAACAGAGATGAACGTTCCGAACAACCGTAAGACAAGCCTGCATATCGTTGTAAAAGATGCTGATACAGCAGCAATGTATGAGAACAGCAAGAAATCCTTTGTAAATCTTGCATTTGCAAAAGAAATTCTGGTACAGACAGACAAGGAAGGAATCAGCGAGGATGCAGTTTCCGTAGTTGTTTCCAATGCGGTTGTATACATGCCGTTAGAAGACCTGATCGACAAAGAGAAAGAGATCGAACGTCTGACAAAAGAAACAGAACGTCTCACAAAAGAGATCGCAAGATGCGAAGGTATGCTGAATAATCCGAACTTCGTAAACAAGGCACCTGCTGCAAAAGTTGATGCGGAGAAAGATAAACTTGCAAAATACAAAGAAATGATGGATAAGGTTAAAGGACAGTTAGAGCAGCTTAAGAAATAA
- a CDS encoding LTA synthase family protein, with product MKLYKICNKISLLLHVLASAAGYFVMEAICRHSFIEAWNYMTQKPLVFAYNAAFIFTSSLIVYLFRRRTFWRVLVTLFWLILAIINGVLLLNRVTPFTGPDLHLITDALKVANKYLPFAGVVTVCILFGIVILLLLILLIKGPKYTGKLKYRYNIPLIILAGLLFAGSTQLALEKRVLSNYFGNIAFAYEDYGYPYCLATTIFNTGISCPRDYSEEEIARIEKTEKNLPETQEEKRPNILFLQLESFFDPTLVNYLNISEDPIPSFRQLMKDYSSGYYKVPSVGAGTANTEFESITGMSMHYFGPGEYPYKSILKETTCESAPYVLESLGYTTHAVHNNESNFYGRRYIFPNLGFDTFTSEEYMAREDDKNPNGWVKDEVLTDEIIKCLDSTEGPDYVYTISVQGHGAYPDEQILEDPEITVSGASTEAENNKWEYYVNEIHEMDNFVKELTDRLADYPEDVVLVMYGDHLPTMGLTVEDLDNKYLFQTEYVMWDNFGLKKKNENLAAYQMAAEVMDRVGIHEGTIFRYHQARRNTKNYQVDLETLQYDLLYGERYSYGGESPYQRTRMRMGIYDVTLDSIQCISETDHTYYIKGTEFTPSSEIKLNGEWYDTIYLNPTTLMITGTELTDFDRLSVIQRSNSSTRKPLSKSYDRSCYALYAENKWKLSESTDTAGD from the coding sequence ATGAAATTGTACAAGATTTGTAACAAGATATCCCTTTTACTCCATGTACTTGCCAGTGCTGCAGGATATTTTGTTATGGAGGCAATCTGCCGTCACTCATTTATAGAAGCCTGGAATTATATGACCCAAAAACCGCTGGTTTTCGCATATAATGCAGCTTTTATTTTCACTTCGTCACTGATTGTTTATCTGTTCAGGAGAAGAACGTTCTGGAGGGTCCTGGTTACGTTGTTCTGGCTGATACTGGCCATTATCAATGGCGTTCTCCTGCTGAACCGTGTTACGCCTTTTACCGGACCGGATCTGCATCTGATCACCGATGCGCTGAAGGTTGCCAACAAATACCTGCCTTTTGCAGGTGTTGTGACAGTCTGCATCCTGTTTGGAATCGTGATCCTGCTGCTTTTGATCCTGCTGATCAAAGGACCGAAATATACAGGGAAACTGAAATACAGATACAATATTCCGCTGATCATTCTGGCAGGACTGCTTTTCGCTGGAAGTACACAGCTTGCACTGGAAAAGAGAGTACTTTCCAATTATTTCGGAAATATTGCCTTTGCCTATGAAGATTACGGATATCCGTATTGTCTGGCAACTACTATTTTCAATACAGGTATCAGTTGTCCCCGGGATTATTCCGAGGAGGAGATTGCGAGAATAGAAAAGACGGAGAAAAATCTCCCCGAAACTCAGGAAGAAAAACGTCCGAATATTTTGTTTCTTCAGCTGGAATCATTCTTTGATCCTACGCTGGTAAATTACCTGAATATTTCAGAAGATCCTATTCCTAGTTTCCGTCAGCTGATGAAGGATTATTCCTCAGGATACTATAAGGTTCCGTCTGTTGGCGCAGGAACTGCCAACACAGAGTTCGAATCTATCACCGGAATGAGCATGCATTATTTCGGACCAGGAGAATATCCGTATAAGAGTATTCTGAAAGAGACTACCTGCGAGAGTGCTCCTTATGTGCTGGAAAGTCTGGGATATACCACTCATGCAGTACATAACAATGAATCGAACTTTTATGGCAGAAGATATATATTCCCGAATCTTGGATTTGATACCTTTACATCCGAAGAATATATGGCCAGAGAGGATGATAAGAATCCCAACGGCTGGGTAAAAGATGAAGTTCTGACAGATGAGATCATCAAATGTCTGGATTCCACAGAAGGTCCTGACTATGTATACACGATTTCCGTACAGGGACATGGTGCATATCCGGATGAACAGATCCTTGAGGATCCGGAGATCACTGTTTCCGGCGCATCAACAGAGGCAGAGAATAACAAGTGGGAATATTACGTAAATGAAATCCATGAGATGGATAATTTCGTCAAAGAGCTGACAGACAGGCTTGCGGATTATCCTGAGGATGTGGTTCTGGTTATGTATGGTGACCATCTTCCGACTATGGGACTGACTGTTGAGGATCTGGATAATAAATATCTGTTCCAGACAGAATATGTCATGTGGGATAATTTTGGACTGAAGAAAAAGAACGAAAATCTTGCTGCATATCAGATGGCAGCAGAGGTAATGGATCGTGTGGGAATCCATGAGGGAACCATTTTCCGTTATCATCAGGCCAGAAGAAATACCAAGAATTATCAGGTGGATCTGGAAACCCTTCAGTATGACCTGCTGTATGGAGAACGCTATTCCTATGGAGGGGAAAGCCCGTATCAACGTACAAGGATGAGAATGGGTATCTATGATGTAACGCTGGATTCCATACAGTGTATATCGGAAACGGATCACACGTATTATATCAAGGGAACGGAGTTTACGCCTTCCAGTGAAATCAAATTAAATGGAGAATGGTATGATACCATTTATCTGAATCCTACGACATTGATGATAACAGGAACAGAACTGACGGATTTTGACAGGCTGTCGGTGATCCAGCGAAGTAATAGTTCCACAAGGAAACCGCTGAGTAAGAGTTACGACCGCTCCTGTTATGCACTTTATGCAGAAAATAAATGGAAATTGAGTGAGAGCACAGATACAGCTGGGGATTAA